In Mongoliitalea daihaiensis, one DNA window encodes the following:
- a CDS encoding ABC transporter ATP-binding protein — MNILSLKNVNKKYSQAKEFAVNHVSFEVAEGEILALVGESGSGKTTLLRLIAGLEHPDDGIISLSGQVIVEGKKSVPAHERKVGMVFQDYALFPHLTILQNIQFGLDKKLPNKDEVAEETLRLVGLKEDFNKYPHQLSGGQQQRVALARAIAPNPKILLMDEPFSNLDTVLKDQVREEIRQIIKKTGITAIFVTHDTRDALSTADRVAILHKGYLQQIDIPKNLYEQPVNGYVANFFGKRNEMLATPTKDGFYTSFGFISDPEAVNYQSQVRITFRPEHAEVVQREGQQLIGRIAKASYFGDHQIVKIADSEGKRVSIRTNPGRSFDGQDRAHFFLWKYCIEEAF, encoded by the coding sequence ATGAATATTCTCTCACTTAAAAACGTCAACAAAAAATACAGCCAAGCCAAGGAATTTGCTGTCAACCATGTCTCTTTTGAAGTAGCAGAAGGAGAGATATTAGCATTGGTTGGAGAAAGTGGATCCGGGAAGACTACTCTGCTTCGCCTGATTGCTGGGTTAGAACATCCAGATGATGGAATCATCTCACTTTCGGGACAGGTAATTGTAGAAGGAAAAAAATCCGTTCCAGCTCATGAACGAAAAGTAGGAATGGTATTCCAAGATTATGCCCTTTTCCCTCATTTGACTATTTTGCAAAATATCCAATTTGGATTAGATAAAAAGCTCCCCAATAAAGATGAGGTTGCTGAAGAGACCCTACGCTTGGTAGGGCTGAAAGAAGACTTTAACAAATATCCCCATCAATTATCCGGTGGGCAACAACAGCGGGTGGCTTTGGCAAGGGCTATTGCACCGAATCCAAAAATTTTATTAATGGACGAGCCCTTTAGTAACTTGGATACTGTCCTCAAAGACCAAGTACGGGAGGAAATCAGACAGATTATCAAGAAAACAGGCATCACGGCCATTTTTGTAACACACGATACCCGGGATGCATTATCTACGGCTGATCGAGTGGCAATTTTGCACAAAGGCTACCTCCAACAAATCGATATTCCAAAAAACCTCTACGAACAGCCTGTCAACGGCTATGTGGCTAATTTTTTTGGTAAACGCAACGAGATGCTAGCGACGCCTACCAAAGATGGTTTCTATACTTCCTTTGGTTTTATTTCCGACCCGGAAGCTGTCAACTATCAATCACAGGTGCGTATTACTTTCCGACCCGAACATGCAGAAGTTGTACAGCGGGAAGGGCAGCAATTGATCGGAAGAATCGCCAAAGCTTCCTATTTTGGAGATCACCAAATCGTAAAAATTGCAGATTCCGAAGGTAAGCGCGTGAGTATCCGGACCAACCCGGGGAGAAGTTTTGATGGGCAGGACCGGGCACATTTCTTTTTATGGAAGTATTGTATAGAGGAAGCGTTTTAG